In Runella sp. SP2, the genomic window CTCTGAAAAATACAAGGTCGGATTCTCTTGCGTACTTTGATCTAAACTTGGACCACCATCTGGCGTCACAAATTGATTGGCCCAAGCGCTACGACTATTCGTCTTTATACCCGACTTTGACTCTCCAATGTTGATAATCGTCAACTCAAACGCCTTCCACATTACTTCCTTTGTTGCGCTTACACTACTCTGACAACCATTCGCATACACACATCGTACCGAATAGCTCTGCTTGGTCACATTCGCAAAAGATACCACAAAGCTAGGCTCTGTCACACCTGTGTTCCACAAGGCACTCGACCCTGCTGGGCAGCTTGTGGATACTGTTACATCCACACCCGTACATACTACGTCGGCGCTTACCACTACCACTGGCACTTCACTCACCGAAGCCACCGTGTAAGTCACCACATTACTCTTTGCACTCATGCAACCACCAGTAGCCTGACAACGAACATAATAGGATGTCGTTTCACTCGGTGTTTGGCTTGGTAAACCTGCTAATGCTTCGTTTGTTGCGGCATTGTACCAAATTGTACTCATCGACCCGCAATTTGAGGTACCAATAAAACTTGTTGCCAAACCACAACCACTCGTCACATTTAAACTCGCCAATGGCACCATCGACATATTCGTTAAGCGAATACGCATCACCCCAGATTCCGTCTCCACGCACGAAGCTGTTCCGTCCGATTTGCGACAACGTACGCGGTAATTGTGGTACTGGCCATCCACCAACTGCGTTGGAGTCACACTGCCGTAATCACCACCATCCACCGAATAAAGCAATACCTCTCCCACACCGCAGGTCGCATTGAACGTTAGCACGTTGCCCTCGATATTACATATATCTTTCGTCTCACCTGCATTCACACTCACTCCATCCGCTACCAACAACACATTTTGGGGTGTTGATGCGCGGTAATTAATCGTCAATTCAATCGGACTCGTGTACGTGCTTGGACAACTTGCATCGCACGCCGCTTGGTAGCGGTGGGGTTGGTTATTGGATGGCTGGGCAACTGGGGCTGTCGTTGACCAGTCGCTCCATGTACCACTACCTACTTGCACTCGCCAGACGGGATTTCCCACCACGCACAAACCCGAAACCGTAAACTGTAAACCGTTAACGGGATTTGCATCCGTATCGCAGAACGTCTGGCTGTTGCCTTCATTCAAGGTTTGTTGGAGCGTTGACAAAGTAATCACTGGTTTGGTCTGAACCTGCACCACCGCGCTGCCACTCTGAGATTGTGAGCAGTTCACATCGCTCACACTTACCAACGTATAATTATATACGCCTTCTGCGCTACTCGATTGACTCACCGTCGCAGTCGAACTACCGCCTGTCGTCGTCACGGTCTGTACTGTTCCTCCGTTCAACTGATAGCTGAACGTGTAGGGGGCTGTTCCGTTGCTCCCTGTAAACGTTAGTGTTGACCCTGCCCCACCTTTACAAGCGGTAGTCGTGCCACTTATCGTCGCCAAGGGCAACGGGTAAGACGCCACTTGTGCAGTGCCCGTCATACCTAAGGTACAGTTCGTCGTTGCGTTCGTTGCTATCACCCTGTACGTGCCAGCTACCATTTGTAAACCAAATGACAAGGCTGAACCTGTACCTGACAATGAACTACCTACCACAGTGCTTCCCTGCATGAGTTGGTAATTAATGCCTGTCGAGGAACTACTTAAACCAACCAATACCCCTGTTCCGCCTTGACAGTAGCTACCTCCTCCTGTCACTGTAAAGGCAGTAGGTAATACGTCGATACTTACCGTCACCGAACCTGTCATGCTCGACACACAACTGCCCATCGCCGTGGTAGCTTCTACAGTGTAAGTGCCTGCTCCCGTCTGATTGCCAAACGAAAAAGCACTGCCCGTACCTACCATCACACTACCTACGTTGCTACCATCTTTTTTCAATTGGTAATTTACCCCCGTTTGGGAATTGGATAAACCCACCGCTACTCCTACACCATCTGCGCAATAAGAGCCGCCACCTGTCACGTTGTACGCCGTCGGTAAACTAATCACTGTTACCACTGCATTACCACTCATCGTGGCCGCACAACCGCCCGTGGCCGTCGTGGCTTCTACTGTGTAGGTGCCCGCTCCCGTTTGATTCCCAAACGGTAACGCACTACCCGTGCCCGCTACCGTACTGCCGACGTTACTGCCATCTTTCTTCAATTGATAATTAACTCCCGTTTGCGAATTTGATAAACCAACCGCTACACCTGTGCCACTAGAACAATAGCTGCCTCCTCCTGTGACTGCAAATGTTGTTGGTAAAGCTATGACACTTACAACTGCATTGCCTCCCATGGTCGAAGTACAACCTCCTGTTGCTGTGGTTGCTACTACAGTATAAGTACCTGCTTCTGTTTGGTTACCAAAAGAAATAACATTACCCGTTCCTGCTACCGAACTTCCCACATTATTACCACCTTTCTTCAATTGGTAATTCACCCCCGTTTGGGAACTCGCTAAACCAACTTCAGAACCTGCACTGCCTGCACAATATGGACCGCCGCCTGTGACGTTAAACGAACTTGGTAAACTAATCACCGTTACCACTGCATTACCACTCATCGTGGCCGCACAACCGCCTGCCGTAGTCGTGGCTTCTACTGTGTAGGTGCCCGCTCCCGTTTGATTCCCAAACGGTAACGCACTACCCGTGCCCGCTACCAAACTGCCGACATTGCTGCCGTCTTTCTTCAATTGATAATTAACGCCCGTTTCTGAATTTGATAACCCAACCGCTGCACCTGTGCCACCTGCACAATATGAGCCTCCGCCTGTCACGTTGTACGCCGTCGGTAAACTAATCACCGTTACCGTCACACTCCCCGTCATGGTCGCCGTGCAACCACCTGTCGTAGTCATGGCTTCTACTGTGTAGGTGCCTGCTCCCGTTTGATTCCCAAACGGTAACGCACTACCCGTGCCTGCTACCGCACTGCCGACGTTGCTGCCGTCTTTCTTCAATTGATAATTAACGCCCGTTTCTGAATTTGATAACCCAACCGCTGCACCTGTGCCACCTGCACAATATGAGCCTCCGCCTGTCACGTTGTACGCCATCGGTAAGCTAATCACCGTTACCGTCACACTGCCCGTCATGGTCGCCGCACAACCGCCTGCCGTAGTCGTGGCTTCTACTGTGTAGGTGCCCGCTCCCGTTTGATTCCCAAACGGTAACGCACTACCCGTGCCTGCTACCACACTGCCGACATTGTTACCGTCTTTCTTCAATTGATAATTAACGCCCGTTTGCGAATTTGATAAACCAACCGCTACACCTGTGCCGCCTGCACAATATGAGCCTCCGCCTGTCACGTTGTACGCCGTCGGGGTTACACATGGACAAGCTGCAACCGCTAATGAAAAGGTAGCATCTGGACAGTTCCCGTCTTCATTGGCGCCCCAACCTGTCGTGGGGGGAAGTGCCGAGGTCGAAACCGACTCAAATTCAATCGCACTTGGAGTATTACTTGCTGAACCTGTCACCAAATACCAACTTGAATTCCCTTGAAATACCGTATGAGTCCCATCTGAATAGGTCGGGCGACGGTTAAAATCACTCCCTTTCGTATAGTTACCGTTAAACCCTGCACAATCCGTCGTGATACATATCGCCGATGGATAGATAACCGTCATCGTCGTACCACTGCTAGTTACCGTTGTAGGAGAGGCACAAGCCGCATTTGAGCTCATTTGTACCGTAATCACGTCTCCGTTCAACAGATTCGCATCCACGTAGGTACTACTATTGCTCCCCACATTTACATTATTCTTCTTCCATTGGTAAATTGGAGTCGTTCCACCGTTGACAGGCGTAGCCGTAAACGTAACACTTGTCCCTACATCTATGCTATTATCTGCATCACTTGACCCAATGCTCACCGAGGGGGGCACCGTTGCATTCTCGGTAACCACTGCACTCCCCGTCATCGTAGCCGTACAGCTCCCACTTGTCCTAGTCGCTTCAACAGTATATGTACCAGCTGTTTGAGTACCAAAGGTAATGGCCGAACCTGTAGTTCCATTGACTGCGGAGCCGACATTAACATTGCTCGCATTTTTCAATTGATACGTCACCCCCGTTTCTGAATTCGACAATCCAACCGCTACCCCAGCACCGCCTGCACAATATGAGCCTGTACCCGTGACATTATAAGCCGTTGGAGTCGTACACGCCACTACGGGACCAACAACAACGTCGGTCGAGCCACCGCAACCCGCTACTTTTATCCACGCTGTTTGCGAAGAATAGGGAGGTACATTTGCTGATGACGTAACGTAGGCAATTGCTTGTCCAGACGCATTTACATCCACAATCCAATCTCCATTTGAAAAGTAAACATCTAGGAAAACATTGGAGTACACATCCCCGCTCACGGTTGCGCTAGTATAATTACTTTTTCGGTACCAAACTTTGCCATTCATCAGTGTCTCCTGAAGCGTTAAAACAGCAGGCTGTGACAAACACCCTCCAGATACTTGAATTTCGTTGGGAGCATTGTCGTTATCGGTAATACTTATATTTTGGGTAGTGGTGCTACCCAACGTAATACCCGAAGAAGGGCTGCTGAGGGTCAATGTGGCCGTTTCGATACCTTCTACCAAGGCATCATCTACTACTTTGAAGGTGGCTATACCCGTTGTACCACCATCGGGGATGGTAATGGTGACGTTATTGGTCGTAGTATTGTTGAGGGTATAATCACCAGTGGTGATATTAGTGCCCGATACAGCAAGGTTTACAGTTTGAGCCCCCGACACTGCGGCAGAGGCCGTAGCCGTGACGGTGATGGAGGTCGCCGCTGCTTCCGTACCTGTGTTGGTACTTACGGAGAGGTTGACGGTTGGGGTAGAATTGGCATTGAAAACTTCAACAGTAACTTTTACATCATTGAAACCAACAATGCGCACTTTATTGCTCTCTGCAAAAGCCCCACGTAGGCGACTTGTTGTTCCCGCATCATAGGCCGTCCACGATGTACCGCCACTATTGGAAACCAAAACGTAGGCATTAAACGGAGTGGCTTGCTGATTTACTGCCGCCACAAAATTTCCATTAGTATAAGCAAGTGCTCCCAAGCCCACATTTCCTAATGCAACTCCTCCTGTGCTGGTTGTCGGGACGGTCACATTAGAAGTAAAGAGGGAACTACTGGTAATATCAGTTGTGGTAGTAGAAAAGAAAACGCGGTTGGCAGCTGTTGCACTATGGATACGTCCAATAAGTAAATAGTTTGTACCGTCGTAAGCAATGTCCTGAAATGTTGCCGTTGGGGCATAGCTATTCGTAGTCCAATTCTGTCCATCCATAGAATAGCTAATTCGTCCTATTCCAGTAGAAACATTGGGGCCTCCTCCTACGGCGATAAACCGCCCATTTAGGTAACGAACAGAGTTATAGTTGCTGCCCGCGCTAGGATCTTTGGAGATTTGCGACCAACTTGTGCCGTTGGTAGACCGTAAGATACTTCCCTGATTACCAACCGCTACATAGACTCCGTTGCCATAGGCAATACTGTTCAGGTTATCCGTACCATCGGTGTAGCCTGTATTCCCCACCGTCCATGTGGTACCGTTTACAGAGGTAGCAGCCGTACCGCCTTGTCCAACTGCTACATATTTGCTACCGTCATGAATAACCGCAGTAAGTAAGGTTCTAAATGTATTTTGCAGCGCTGCCGCTTGAGAAAAAGACGAGAAGTTAGTGGAGTTAAAGACGACCCCTTCGCTGTTACTCCCCTGCCCCACCAAGGCATATCCAGTACCGTTACTAGCTATACCAATAAAACTACCACTAGGATAAGTATAATTTATTCCATCAGTGGAATAAAGGGGACCTGAACTAGTACTCATAAAAAATTTACCACTTAGGTAAGCAGCCTCAGTAACCGTTGCACTAACACTTTTAGGTTGCAAAGTAAACGTAATCGCATCGGTTGAGGTAATCACGCAATTGGGTGAAGGTGCTGGTGCGGTGCCGTTACTAGCATAATATTGATGTGTTCCGTAAAGGTAATACGTAGTGCCATCACTCACGGCTTGCGAGAACTGGGTACCTGCCCCTACGAAGTTAGAGGTAGTACTGTTGGGAAGGTTAATGATGTTGGAAGATATATTGGTCCACGTTGAGCCGTTTGTGGAGGTATATACCTTGCCTCCTACCCCAAAAATAAAGAAACGATCTTTGGCGAAATCCACACCGTTGGTACCTGACTCGAGAGCATCGATAGACTGAGAAGTCCACGACCCCGAAGCTCCCGTGGTAGAGCGGTAGATGGACATACCACCCGAAGCAGCGATTGAGTATGCCATCACATAGGCTCCGCCCCCATAGGCAATGCTGTTGAAATCTTGGTTACTGTTGAGCACTTCCAAAACTTTTGTCCAGGTAATGCCGTCGGTGGAATAAAGAAGTACGTTATTCTGGAAATTAACCGTACCAGTACTTTCAGACCCCACAGCATAAAATGCCCCATTTAAAAACTGAATATCTTTCAAATTTTGCGTTGTGCCGCTAGTTCGCGAAGTCCAAGTAGCGCCATTATCTGAGGATGTGATGATTTTACCAGCATTACCCGCAAATACAAACACACCATTGCCATAAGCTCCTCCCCCAGAAAAGTACATATCAGTCGGAATGGTTGCACTCTCAATTTTACTCCAAGTAGTCCCATTAGTAGAAGTGTACAGACTACCCAATAGTGCCGTAGAACTGTTCAACCCTACGATATACGTACCATTACCATAGGCAATATCACTTAGTGATTGCCCATTCGGGTAGCCCTGCTGAGTTGTAATGATGGGCGCTTGGGCCTGTGTTTTGGGAAGCCCAATAACCAATACGCATACTAGGAACGGAACGGAAATAGCGTGTTTCCATAGCAACAGGGGAAGTCGCCTAAAAAAGGCACTCAGTGCATGAAAAGGTTGGCTGAAAGAAAAATACATCATAAAAAGTTGAGAATAAGTGGTTAAAAATAAGTGGAATGGTGAAATAAAAAATTAGAATACTTAAATTAATAT contains:
- a CDS encoding T9SS type A sorting domain-containing protein, which codes for MMYFSFSQPFHALSAFFRRLPLLLWKHAISVPFLVCVLVIGLPKTQAQAPIITTQQGYPNGQSLSDIAYGNGTYIVGLNSSTALLGSLYTSTNGTTWSKIESATIPTDMYFSGGGAYGNGVFVFAGNAGKIITSSDNGATWTSRTSGTTQNLKDIQFLNGAFYAVGSESTGTVNFQNNVLLYSTDGITWTKVLEVLNSNQDFNSIAYGGGAYVMAYSIAASGGMSIYRSTTGASGSWTSQSIDALESGTNGVDFAKDRFFIFGVGGKVYTSTNGSTWTNISSNIINLPNSTTSNFVGAGTQFSQAVSDGTTYYLYGTHQYYASNGTAPAPSPNCVITSTDAITFTLQPKSVSATVTEAAYLSGKFFMSTSSGPLYSTDGINYTYPSGSFIGIASNGTGYALVGQGSNSEGVVFNSTNFSSFSQAAALQNTFRTLLTAVIHDGSKYVAVGQGGTAATSVNGTTWTVGNTGYTDGTDNLNSIAYGNGVYVAVGNQGSILRSTNGTSWSQISKDPSAGSNYNSVRYLNGRFIAVGGGPNVSTGIGRISYSMDGQNWTTNSYAPTATFQDIAYDGTNYLLIGRIHSATAANRVFFSTTTTDITSSSLFTSNVTVPTTSTGGVALGNVGLGALAYTNGNFVAAVNQQATPFNAYVLVSNSGGTSWTAYDAGTTSRLRGAFAESNKVRIVGFNDVKVTVEVFNANSTPTVNLSVSTNTGTEAAATSITVTATASAAVSGAQTVNLAVSGTNITTGDYTLNNTTTNNVTITIPDGGTTGIATFKVVDDALVEGIETATLTLSSPSSGITLGSTTTQNISITDNDNAPNEIQVSGGCLSQPAVLTLQETLMNGKVWYRKSNYTSATVSGDVYSNVFLDVYFSNGDWIVDVNASGQAIAYVTSSANVPPYSSQTAWIKVAGCGGSTDVVVGPVVACTTPTAYNVTGTGSYCAGGAGVAVGLSNSETGVTYQLKNASNVNVGSAVNGTTGSAITFGTQTAGTYTVEATRTSGSCTATMTGSAVVTENATVPPSVSIGSSDADNSIDVGTSVTFTATPVNGGTTPIYQWKKNNVNVGSNSSTYVDANLLNGDVITVQMSSNAACASPTTVTSSGTTMTVIYPSAICITTDCAGFNGNYTKGSDFNRRPTYSDGTHTVFQGNSSWYLVTGSASNTPSAIEFESVSTSALPPTTGWGANEDGNCPDATFSLAVAACPCVTPTAYNVTGGGSYCAGGTGVAVGLSNSQTGVNYQLKKDGNNVGSVVAGTGSALPFGNQTGAGTYTVEATTTAGGCAATMTGSVTVTVISLPMAYNVTGGGSYCAGGTGAAVGLSNSETGVNYQLKKDGSNVGSAVAGTGSALPFGNQTGAGTYTVEAMTTTGGCTATMTGSVTVTVISLPTAYNVTGGGSYCAGGTGAAVGLSNSETGVNYQLKKDGSNVGSLVAGTGSALPFGNQTGAGTYTVEATTTAGGCAATMSGNAVVTVISLPSSFNVTGGGPYCAGSAGSEVGLASSQTGVNYQLKKGGNNVGSSVAGTGNVISFGNQTEAGTYTVVATTATGGCTSTMGGNAVVSVIALPTTFAVTGGGSYCSSGTGVAVGLSNSQTGVNYQLKKDGSNVGSTVAGTGSALPFGNQTGAGTYTVEATTATGGCAATMSGNAVVTVISLPTAYNVTGGGSYCADGVGVAVGLSNSQTGVNYQLKKDGSNVGSVMVGTGSAFSFGNQTGAGTYTVEATTAMGSCVSSMTGSVTVSIDVLPTAFTVTGGGSYCQGGTGVLVGLSSSSTGINYQLMQGSTVVGSSLSGTGSALSFGLQMVAGTYRVIATNATTNCTLGMTGTAQVASYPLPLATISGTTTACKGGAGSTLTFTGSNGTAPYTFSYQLNGGTVQTVTTTGGSSTATVSQSSSAEGVYNYTLVSVSDVNCSQSQSGSAVVQVQTKPVITLSTLQQTLNEGNSQTFCDTDANPVNGLQFTVSGLCVVGNPVWRVQVGSGTWSDWSTTAPVAQPSNNQPHRYQAACDASCPSTYTSPIELTINYRASTPQNVLLVADGVSVNAGETKDICNIEGNVLTFNATCGVGEVLLYSVDGGDYGSVTPTQLVDGQYHNYRVRCRKSDGTASCVETESGVMRIRLTNMSMVPLASLNVTSGCGLATSFIGTSNCGSMSTIWYNAATNEALAGLPSQTPSETTSYYVRCQATGGCMSAKSNVVTYTVASVSEVPVVVVSADVVCTGVDVTVSTSCPAGSSALWNTGVTEPSFVVSFANVTKQSYSVRCVYANGCQSSVSATKEVMWKAFELTIINIGESKSGIKTNSRSAWANQFVTPDGGPSLDQSTQENPTLYFSENLNKTAPRYWTIHVDACSLGESGSLTYDLLAVPETGVVRSYNTHENSAPYFMFANRSGYTELYAQNHPLYGFYESNGAGGNVYDEGFPKGLYKLGIRYWDMKGWGSIYPSTRKPQGNVLAYQEYWFRIQSKDGIGVGAARVSGLPFTVEGGQHSALEFATVLPNPVTKVLRLRVQESKGQVVQTSLTDATGREVLRRQFVPETNTHQEEFGVSELPTGMYFLQILTPDKQATLKVVKVH